In Euphorbia lathyris chromosome 10, ddEupLath1.1, whole genome shotgun sequence, the DNA window tatatatatgtaattttattaataattttaggAATCCTGACAAAGTCAGGAATCGTATCCCGTAGGACGATGAGAGAATTCCTATTCCCGTCCTTATTTATATTCCAGGAATAAAAAATTCCACATCCCCGCCCCATGGAGAATTTTTTCGAGAATTCCTCATCTCCATCGAAGCAGAAATCCTTACCCCATTTTACAATCCTAGATTAAAGTGTCAAACcgcaaaaaaaaataacaagttTAAGTGCGTAATTATACATACCCGCTCCATTGGTATCAACAAGTTTCTCTTTAGGCAAAAATATTACAGGGAACTTCTTCACTTTTCCATCCTCAGCAACAACCACAGGATCAGCACCCTGAGTAATTACAGTAATTCTTTTGTATGTTCCTGATACTTTTCTCCATTGCGATATTTTCACAGCTATTTCTTCCACATCATCCGTCTGCACATCAATAAAAATCCgttaaaaaattaatgaaagGACGAGGGTAAAATAGGTATTTGACTATTAAATACGGTGACCTAAATTAAAAGTAATCAAACTTGTCAAAAGTATCATTTCCTAAAAGAATTGAGTAAATTTACATACTTGGTTTACAACCTTTGCACTATTTCACAATTTGGTCTACAACCTTGAATTTTGCATATAAAACTCTGCAATCTTTTGGTGACTTCCCATTAAAGTGTACGGTCGGTAATTGTGACTGGTCAATACGAAGTCAACGCACTACGTCAGCAACTTGAACTCCttaaaagtcaaaagttgaCCAGTTACCACGACACGTCAATAATTTTGACTTTTAGAAAGGTCAAATTACTGACATGatgtgttgaccggtcataattaccAGCTGTACACTTTAATTAGAGGTCACCAAAAAGTGATACAGTTTTATGCATAAAATTaaaggttatacaccaaagtgtgaaaaatgacaaagattatacatcacgtatgtaatttatcataaaaaaatttaataaattttgttgaTTTGGCTTTAATATTATAGTAATGTTATACTGGCATCTTAACATTACCTCCCAACCATGAACTTTTGAAAAGGTTCTTGCTTCTGTCTCATTACCAAACACAAAGTCCGTATACCTATATTGTTGGAAACAAAATAGTAATTAGTAAGAACAATTTATCGAATTGAGAGGTTGTACCGTGGACGCGCCACTGACTTGGAAACGATTTTCGGTAAACCGAGGTAAAATCTCTAAAAGTTCAGGTCAATTTAGGTTTTACTTTCTTCATGACCTTTTACCTTCAAAACCTGACATAAAAGTCCTTGAACTTTGCCTTTTAGACGATCTAAAAATGATCAATGACGACATCAAAATGAAAAAGTCCAAAATTCAGGTACTTTTATAtccgttttttttttaaaatttaagagCTATAAAGAAAGTAAAACCAAAGTTGAGGGACTATACATGTAGTTTACCCAAAGAGTATTAGATAGGGAAAGGGGGAACGTACGGAAGAAAATTGTCTAGTGCATCCTTGAAGAACTCACAAATAACCGGAGCTGAAAGATTCATCATGAAAACCTATTGTGAATATAATAGTATCAATACAAGTTAGTTCAAAACTTAACAAATGTCATTATGTTACATGGAAACTGAAACATATACGGATACCGAGAAatgatatttataaaaaaatataggaaaTAGAAATATGAGAAAAatgtataaataataaaagggtaattaatttatcagtctctatattttgacaaaacacactgtttagttcttatattttcaaaaacacacggtaaggtctctaacctttttctcagtgaactgtttagtccttctgtctatttgttagattttttaccgtttatgaacgaaaatgactaaattaccctttagtatttatcaatcaaaagcaattcacaactctatgtctttctctcacaactcgcgctcacaaaaaaaaatggagaaaggattgattccctaacccataatcgaatcactcatactcactcttcctgtttgaattgaaggtagaactcgactcaaatctctctcgcttactcttCCTGGCGGAACTCCTCTTACTCTCAATGGCAAGTTAATTTCCTCCATATTCTCAACTCATGTTTACGGCCAACTGCTTCAGTGATGACGATGCTAATCCAAATTGACAAACAGAATCTTCATAAGAGTCTAacgacagggactaaacagttcaccgagaaaaacgttaaggactaaacagttcattgagaaaaaggCTAGgaaccttaccgtgtgtttttgaaaatacagggactaaacaatgtgttttatcaaaatatagagactaataaattaattacccataataaaaatacaaggatatatctatacttttttaaaaattataaagatgcatgtttaatatttttatatatacattaaaaaaaggttaatttaaaaaaaaaattatggttacACTGATTTGCAGATGAAGTCCTGTAAATACAAGGTTTTTTGGAATTAATGCTTAAAAAAGTTACACAGAAATCAGATAataaaagggaaagaaaaaggaaaaagggggAAAAAATTAACTTTTCATTTTGAAAACTTGTAGAAACATTAGGGATTAATTCAACATGCTATTAGCATTAATCTACTTatgaaaacttttttttttttttttggtccgTAAGGGTATTCCTTCTGCAGATGGTTTGCACCTTTATGGATGGGACTGCTGGCCACGGAAATTCTTTCCATTCCCAAAGATGCGGATCAAACCCTGAACTTTTGGTTAAGGGAGGAAGAGCCTTTACCACTCCAAAAAAGCTTAATACACCTCTAGCCCTTTGCAGTTGGTCAGAAAAGTCAAATGCCTcctatactttgaaaatattttatttatccctgaacttgtttaaaacaACCTATTGTCTCCTCAACTTTTTTAATGGTCTCCTGggcttgcttaaagtgatatgTACTGGAGCTTGTCTAAAATCTCTCTTTGCTTTGCCACGTGGACTCGGGCGGGATTAAGCAAGTTCAGTTGGTAAATAGTATATTTCCAAAGTACAGGGACAATTGACTTTGAAAGACAAGTTCAAGGGCCTACGTAAAACGCTTTAAAATCAAAGTTTCCGTGAATCATGGACAGCAGCAGATGAAGTTATTGTCAACATAATATACCTTGTTATTTGCAGCAGCATGTTCAGCAACAAGCTGTACGGAATCTGGGGATACAGGCAGAAAAAATCCAGCAATATAGAAGTACTTGGCTTTCTCAACTGTTCACATAGATTTCACAAAAATTGAATTCTAAAAAATGAAGCAGTGAAGATATAAATACTGAAaaaaggggtaaattacacccatggccccTCAATTTCGgccttactttctttatgtagcagaaataaaaatcccttaATCTTTCAATACTCTAATAGCAGGTAACCCGTCATTGAAGAGTTGATGGAattgatattctaagcaactttaattttggAAAATGGTTGTTTAGAGAGAGAGCGCTCTAAAAATGGTACTTTGGAAAATCGAAAATAATGGTCTCATGAGAAATgtgattctaaacaactttGATTCTTGGACTTTTCTATTCTGAGGTCGTAATCGATCATTTTGAGGCAGTTTACTTTTATAAGAGACTTATAAGCTAATAAAGGGTAAAGTTCCGAGACTTTTTATGTCCGGTTTTGAAAGTAAGGAGacataaagaaagtaaggcCTAAGTTGAGggaccatgggtgtaatttacccctaaaAAATGTTGATGAAGAGATGAAGAAAGTACCCAATGCCCAGTTTTCTGGTCTTTTCAGATGCTCAGATTTGTAGCAATTTGCTGCTGCTAGATTAGCAACAAGTGacctcaaagaaaaaaaaaaaaaataacgggTCATTTTGGGTTGATATGAAATTGATATGTAAATTTTTGAACCGggtttaaaattattattatatactCTCATGGTTTTACATGTCACCTCCGAACACGACCTGAACCTCTCATATTTTTATATGTCATACTAAATAGAGATAGTAAAAGAAGCACTTGTGAGCACATTACATGAACCCAACATAATATAAGCATATGAGAGATTTGCTTTGGGTCGAATTTTTGGATATAAATATTTAGAAGTATTACTATATGCTCCTATATTTACTAATCTAATTGGATTGACATGATTCTAGTACGAACTTTTTTTGCTTGGGTTAAGATTGACTCATTTGATTCTAATTCGATacttgacacgacacgaacacgaacAAGCTCTATGAAAAACTCACCTTTCACCCCCAACAACACAAACAGCACAAGTTCCTGTTGGTGCTGATTCATCCTCATAATACTGAACCTGAGTTTATAACATCATTTAAGATTTCCAATATTAATCTTTTCTGGGCCAAACAGATAGGAGTAACAATCTCTGACACGATGAcataatttatagagataatcTGACTTTTACGacacaattatcattttttatatatttatatcatATGAAACATGTATATAACATAATACGATTTTGACATGATAACCTGGAATGCACTCACATTAACACCTGCAAGCTTACAGTTTTTCTTCATTTCCTCCCCAAAATTGTCCTTCCCTATGCAACCTATGTAGCTGGTTGCACCAGGAATTTGAAGCATCCACTGAGAATACACATTTCTACTACAATTAAGAAAGGGAAAATACAATATTTGGCTCATTTACTTGGCAAAATTTGTcaatttagctcttattttatcacttttggtccctctattttatttttaagaagaTTTTGCCCTTATTACATGAAACTGTTGAGCACAGTCAAAGTGGTCTTTCCATGTACCAATGCAAAGCATTGCCTATTGGAAGTAgggtgtgcatcggttcaaAATCGAACAGAACCGAAAAGACTGAATACCGTGGTACCAAAATAAGTAACACAGACAGCGAACTGAATAGCATGTAAACCCCGCATATTTGATTCCATTCGATTTTAAAcaagaaaaaagggaaaaaacgaatttaaataaaaatcactacaTTTCCTCGATTaatttacctcaacaacaaAGAAAATTTAGAATGACTTTAATATACTAATTTTGGCTTATTATCAACAATAGAAAAATTAAACATCTATAATCAAATATGtgagtatatataaatacataataTGAGCAATTTGGCTCAGTTCGGTTTTTTACATTTTCCCAAACCAAACCGAGCTAATATACCTAAACTACAACTGATTCTAAACCAAAAGCTAAAAAACCAAATtgattcagttcagtaattCAGTTTTAACCGAGTAATGCACACCCCTAATCGAAAGGGCCAAACGTGATAAAATAGAATTATTGAGGTTAAATTGACAAATTTTACCAAGTAGAAAGGCACAAtttgagttattttattttattttattttcattaagaATTTATGTACTACCTGAGTAACTCTGATAGAATTTTGAGTTGCACCTGCACATTTAAATACATAGACCAAAATGATACTCAAAACAAATCTTGTTGAGGACTAAAATTGCCTAAGAAGTAACACATTACCTCCAGCAGTGTACTCCACAGTATACTtggtggccatttcttcataCCTGCATCATATTTCCAACTAGGGATATCAAAATGGTTTTCGTGTCATAATCGTGTTATGCAATCTATATATTCCACATGCAAATACAACAAAAACGATAATTGTGTTAAACAGGTTGTGCTGGATGTTGTCGTATCAGAAATTGATGTCCTACATGATTTGTTCTAAACCATTTATGGTTGGAGTAAATCCTAACGAAACTCACTTAAGTTTGGACAATGTGCCAATAAGGTTACAAAAGTTCGTTTTGTACAATAAAATAACTCATCTTTGTATTTTGTAACAATAAAGCCACTTTGAACGTTTTACATGCCAAATTCTCATCGAAAAGACTGACTAGGACACTTAGTTAGTTCAACCAGGTCATATAAACCGCCCGTGTATTAAATTAATACATGTGGTGCTTATATAACCTGTTTGAATTGACTAAATGTAATAGTCAACATTTCCAAGACAATTTGGCATGAAAATGTTCAAAGTGACTTTATAAGTACAAAATGCAAAACTGAGTATACAAAATGTACATTTGTGGCTTTATTGGGACATGTTCCAAACTTAAATGACCCTAGTGCAATTTATCTTATGGCTGGCATAaagtgtaacgacccggtccgagAGGTGGCATTAGAGTAGAAGGTTTGAGCAAAGGACGACCCAAAGGATGACGATAAGATTAGGAATGCACTGAACCTCACATCTAAAGGGAGAGAGAGTTAGTGTGTTTTCAATATATGTAGATTTATTTTAAAACCGTAAGATCAAATAAGTGAAATTTGAATCAAAGTGGATAATATTTATATTGTCatagaaccaattgaactaaaagctcaagttGATAGTTAAGGCTCAATCACGCAAATTTCCACTCGGCTTGCAGCATGTACAACACTGGCACATCCCACCAAGTGTTGAATTCATCAATAAACGAGGTTGCCAAGATTCGAATCCTCAACCGTTTGGTccaagaggctctgataccatgtcacgAAACCGAtcgaactaaaagctcaagctgatagttaaggccctatgttgcacggaaacggatACTGGGAAAcgtaatttcaaaaaaaacatAGGAAACAGAAACGTGAGggaacgtgtaaatattaaaaatataggggcatatttataaatattaaaaatataataattcatttaaaaaaacaagATTGAAGAACAAGAGAAGATAGTCCAAGCTCAATAGAAAGAAATATAGGCAAGTTCTTTAAATCGAAGATACAAGGAAAGTTTCAATTTTCCTAACCTTAGATTGAATAGGAATtgcaaaatagaaagtttgaatTTTCAGAACTTTAATCAAAATAGATAGGGAAAACCgtttaaaaattgagagacGCGTTTCATATTTTAGTTAATTACGGAAAGGTTTCGTAGCAGTTTCCGAGAGTTTCCGTTTCCGGTTCGGTCCCGACCAGAATCGCATGCCATGAAGAGTTTCCATGTTTCATTCCGTATATAGTATTGAAAAAAATAGttacaaaagataaaaagaCAATCTACTTGCTCATCTGAGTCATCTCCACTTTATATTCATAAGTAATGAAAAGCATCTACTAAGCACACAAACACAAGGAAATagcaaaatttaaattaaaaagaacACCCAAACCAgaaaattttccaaaattacaACATTTCCAAAAGAAAAACATGAATCAGAAATATCCAAGAACATAGTTAGtgggtttgagaagaagaaaagTTGCTTACATTGACAAATGCCTATCATCAGCAAGAATTGCATCATTCAATTTGATTCCATAcctgttgtaaaaaaaaaaaaacaaagaaaaacccATTTCAGATTAAAGCAGAAAAACCACATCGATAACTGAAATTagcaaaggaaaaagaaaaaggaagatgCTTTTTGAAGAAATGGTCGTCAACAACAGCAGAGATATCCAAAAGAGGGTTTCCGATTCCCAAAAGGATTCCTTCGTATGCCATTTTTGtgaagaaaaaaagaacaaaGATAAGTAGCAAAATGATAGTGAAGAATGCCTTTCTTTCTGTTATGTGTCACCTATCAACCTTTCCTATTTTAACCACCCATTCTAAAAGGGTAAAGTGTACAAGTTCAATGCTTTTAAACTTTTCAAATTGCATAATACATTTTCTTCCTTCAAATTGTTAAAAAACTGCAACTGATCTAAGAATTttcaaatattataattaatctCATCAACTTgttatttaaaacaaataacccctaaaaTAACACTTGGTAGCCATCATTTTaagagtaaattacatctatcGCCACTTaagtttatccattttaacattatagtcactgaatttcaattcttaactgTATGATTactaaattttacatttttttaatacaGATTATCActtaactttaactaactcctcaaaataacggttaacgacctcaaaatgaaaatattcaataattaaagttgttcagaatgacatttaccatgaaaccacatttttttattttcccaaatcacattttttgaagatttctctctctaaaaattgaCTCTCTCTcccctaaccaaacaacatctaaatgacttcaaaatggaaatttttaagaattaaagtttctcagaatatcattaactctgtgaatttttaattttgagaccatcaacggtcattttgaggcgttgagtgaccaccggtgtaaaaaaagtgtaaagttcagtggtcatactgttaagaattaaaattcagtggccataatgttaaaataagTAAATTTTAGTggccattgatgtaatttacccgtcaTTTTAAgggttatttgttctaaataagcaagttaatAGGTTAGTTGTAATGTTTTATAGTTCAGTGGTAAGTTATCGTTTTTGGACAACTTGAAGAATGTATTAAACCTTTC includes these proteins:
- the LOC136209014 gene encoding adenosine kinase 2-like isoform X2, coding for MAYEGILLGIGNPLLDISAVVDDHFFKKYGIKLNDAILADDRHLSMYEEMATKYTVEYTAGGATQNSIRVTQWMLQIPGATSYIGCIGKDNFGEEMKKNCKLAGVNVQYYEDESAPTGTCAVCVVGGERSLVANLAAANCYKSEHLKRPENWALVEKAKYFYIAGFFLPVSPDSVQLVAEHAAANNKVFMMNLSAPVICEFFKDALDNFLPYTDFVFGNETEARTFSKVHGWETDDVEEIAVKISQWRKVSGTYKRITVITQGADPVVVAEDGKVKKFPVIFLPKEKLVDTNGAGDAFVGGFLSQLVQQKPIEECLRAGCYAANIIIQRSGCTFPENPTF
- the LOC136209014 gene encoding adenosine kinase 2-like isoform X3, translating into MAYEGILLGIGNPLLDISAVVDDHFFKKYGIKLNDAILADDRHLSMYEEMATKYTVEYTAGGATQNSIRVTQWMLQIPGATSYIGCIGKDNFGEEMKKNCKLAGVNVQYYEDESAPTGTCAVCVVGGERSLVANLAAANCYKSEHLKRPENWALVEKAKYFYIAGFFLPVSPDSVQLVAEHAAANNKVFMMNLSAPVICEFFKDALDNFLPYTDFVFGNETEARTFSKVHGWETDDVEEIAVKISQWRKVSGTYKRITVITQGADPVVVAEDGKVKKFPVIFLPKEKLVDTNGAGPTY
- the LOC136209014 gene encoding adenosine kinase 2-like isoform X1, producing MAYEGILLGIGNPLLDISAVVDDHFFKKYGIKLNDAILADDRHLSMYEEMATKYTVEYTAGGATQNSIRVTQWMLQIPGATSYIGCIGKDNFGEEMKKNCKLAGVNVQYYEDESAPTGTCAVCVVGGERSLVANLAAANCYKSEHLKRPENWALVEKAKYFYIAGFFLPVSPDSVQLVAEHAAANNKVFMMNLSAPVICEFFKDALDNFLPYTDFVFGNETEARTFSKVHGWETDDVEEIAVKISQWRKVSGTYKRITVITQGADPVVVAEDGKVKKFPVIFLPKEKLVDTNGADSEAYENKENHNSANFSMPPGFAQLVQNEVQKLMKSKGKMNHGDDGTSSSPTPFANFSGFAGPTY